Genomic DNA from Rhodoferax mekongensis:
GGGTTCGCGCGCTTGCAGGCAAAGCCCCCATGACCCCGAAAATTGGTCGAACTGCGGGGCCTACTTCAAAGCGGTGGGCGACCTGCCGGGCACCCTCGCCTGTTTTGAGCGAGGTATCGCAGTACGTCCGGACTACGCAGGCCTGATCTACAACCGCGGTCTGGCAAGGCTCTTGGCCGGTGACTTGCCCGGCGGCTTTGCCGACTACGAGCGCCGCTTCGACGTACCGGACTTCCCCTCCAAGCGCCTGCAGACCCCCAAGCCCCTCTGGCAAGGCCAGCCCTTACCCGACCAGACTCTGCTTATCCACGCCGAGCAAGGCTTGGGCGACACGCTGCAGTTTTTAAGGTATATCGACCTTGCAGCCAAGCGGGCTCTACGCGTGCAGCTATTGATTCAGGAGTCTTTGACGTCACTGGCCGTGCTGCCTGCCAATGTGGAACTGGTGCACGAAGGAGCTCGCACACCGCACTTTGATGTGGTGTGCCCCTTGTTGAGCCTGCCCCATTTGCTGGGCCCTGCGCTGCCCGGCACCGACGCACTCAACATTCCACAAGCCATTCCCTATTTGAAGCTCGACCATCGTCGCAGTGCAAATTGGGAGTCGAATTTTCAGAAACCGGAGATGCACGGCAAGCTGCGGGTGGGCCTTGTCTGGGCGGGTAACCCCACCCACAAGAACGATGCCAACCGCTCGATGGACTTCTCCGCGCTCTCTGCGCTGTGGGACTTGGACGGTGTGCATTTCTTCTCCTTCCAGGTCGGTGCCCGCAGCGCGGATCTGGACACACTGACTCCTGCACAGCGCGCCAAGGTGACCGACATGGCGCCGCTGCTCAAAGACTTCGGCGATACCGCAGCAGCCCTGGTGCATGTAGACCTGCTCGTGTGTGTAGACACCAGCATCTGCCATGTAGCGGGCGCCTTGGGCTTGCCGGTGTGGCTGCTCATTCCCTGGATGCCGGATTGGCGGTGGCTCTTGCACCGCGAGGATTCGCCTTGGTACCCCAGTGTGCGTATCCTGCGCCAACCGGCCTACCGGGACTGGGCATCGGTGCTGCAAAGCCTGACCAAGGATTTGAATGCGTTGGCGCAGCCGCAGTCTGCCGCTGGCCAGCAGCGTCAGCAGGCGGCACATGCCCTCGTGGAGCAAGGCCGTGTGCTGCTGGAGCGCAATGAGCCGGCACTGGCACGCCCCGCGTTCTGGCAGGCCCTGCGTGAGTGCCCTACCCATGCCCGCGCAGCGAGCGCCCTGGCCATTGCCGCTTTCCGCGCCGGCGACACCCATGCCGCTCTCATGATGGGTTCGCGCGCTTGCAGGCAAAGCCCCCATGACCCCGAAAATTGGTCGAACACGGGCGCATTTTTCAAGGCTGCTGGCGATCTCGAGCGTGCACTTCGCTATCAGACCACCGCAGTCCATGTGGCGCCCCAAAGTCCGCAAGCCCAAGCCAACCTCGGCAACACACTGGGTGCCCTGCACCGCTGGCCCGAGGCGCTGGAAGCCACCCGCAAGGCGGTAGCGTTGGTACCCGGCTCCAGCGAATACCTGTACAACCTGGGCATCGCGCTCAAAGAAAATGGTTTGTTTGAAGATGCCCTGCAAACCTTCCGCCGCGCACAACAATTGGCGGGGGGCCACATTAGAGCTGCCCTCCATGAAGCATTGTTGGAGTTGCTGACCGGCGATCTGGCTGCTGGATGGCGACATTACGAGAGCCGCTGGAGCCAGCCGGATGCCAAGGAAGTCAGGCTCTTTCCTCAGCCCTTGTGGACGGGGCAGGACCTCTCTGGCAAAACCATTCTGGTCCACGCAGAACAGGGCTTTGGAGACACGTTCCAGTTTTTGCGCTACCTGCCACTGCTCGCAACCAAGGGGGCCAAGGTCTTGCTCGTCGTGCAAAGTGATGTGCAGAGCATTGCAGCACGCGTGGAGGGCTTAGCCCACTTGATTCCAAATGGGAGTGAGCTTCCCCCCTTTGACCTGCAGTGTCCGCTTCTGAGTTTGCCTGCTGCATTCGGCACTGAGGTGCACACCATCCCGGCCAATGTCCCCTACTTGAGCGCGCTGCCCGAGCGCAGCACCTTCTGGCGCACGCGACTGGGGCCAGCCCGTGCATACCGCGTGGCACTGGTGTGGGCAGGGCGCCCCACCCATGGCAACGATGCCAACCGCTCGCTGGCCCTCAAGCATCTGGAAGCATTGTTGCGGCTGGAAGGAGTGGACGTCATTTCCGTACAAAAGGGCGATGCCCTCGCGCAAATCGACACGCTGTCCGAAGGATGCAAGTTGCTGAACCTCAGCCCTGAGATCCAAAGCTTTGAAGACACCGCAGCCATTCTCGGCGAAGTCGATGAACTGGTCACCGTGGACACCTCGGTAGCCCACCTTGCAGGCGGCTTAGGCCGTGTAGTGCGGGTACTTTTGCCACTTATTCCGGATTGGCGGTGGTTGCTCTCTAGGGCAGACTCACCGTGGTATCCCACTGCGCGCCTGTACCGCCAATCTGCCCGGGGAGCATGGACAGAGCCGGTCGCCGCGCTGGTGGCCGATGTTGCCAAAGCTGCCAAGGCCCGCAGGCCCCGAACACCATGAACTACGTCAAACGCCCGTCGCCCTTTGTGATCCTTTCCACCAGCCAGGGCACGCTGATCACCAACAAAAACGACTACCGCATGATCGACGCCACGCGCGGCTACGGCGTGGGCTGGCAGCTCTTCAACCAAGGGTGCTTTGACCCGGACGAAGTAGGCGCTGCCATCAAGTTACTCAACATCCGGCACAAACATTTCGGCGATGGCGTCGTGGGCTTGGACTGCGGTGCCAACCTCGGTGTCCATACCGTGGAGTGGGCGAAAGCGCTGTATGGGCGTGGCAGCGTGATTGCCATTGAGGCGCAAGAGCGCATTTACTACGCACTGGCCGGCAACATCGCCATCAACAACTGTTTCAACGCCAAAGCCATTCATGGCGCGATCGGGGCCGAAGAAGGCGTTTTGGACATCCCTGTGCCCGACTACCTGCAGCCTGCAAGCTTCGGCAGTCTGGAGCTGCGCCAAACGGCCAAGAGCGAGTTCATCGGCCAAGCAATCAATGCGGAGCGTAATCAGCGGGTGCGCATGCTGACCATTGACTCGCTGGATTTGAAACGCCTTGACTTCATCAAAATTGATGTGGAAGGCATGGAGCTGGAAGCCCTGGCCGGCGGGCGCAACACCATCATGAAACACAAGCCCGTAATGCTGATCGAGTCCATCAAGACCGACAAAGTGGCTCTGTTGAAATTTCTGGAACAGCACGGTTACCAGACCTTCCCCATGGGCATCAACGTGTTGGCGGTACACAGCACCGACCCTACCCGCGAACAAATTTCCATCCAGAACTAAGCTCCGTCCATGGCCTACCTGTCGTTCACCCGGAACTTTGAAGACGTCATGATCAACCGGGCCTTGGCTGCGGTAGACAAGGGCTTTTATGTGGACGTGGGCGGCTACATGCCCATCTCAGACAGCAACACCTGCGCGCTTTACCAGCGTGGCTGGCGTGGCATTGTGGTCGAACCCCAAGCGCGGCTGCACCCGCAATGGGCCAAACATC
This window encodes:
- a CDS encoding tetratricopeptide repeat protein, whose product is MAGRQPKQESNELFSRALSLQSAGLGDAARQAYEALLREEPEHLNALNNLGILCNSMGEHQQALGLFEQLIALVPQEAKAHTNRGVALKALGRLEDAAQAYQHALTLDPRFHSAHNNLGNLLYNQGAFDKALNYFETASSLQPQLGEYRFMLAKCLLELQQMERARSELTLVLRADPTNADAWGTLARLWSEKHAMPEALACFERGIAVRPDYAGLIYNRGLARLLAGDLPGGFADYERRFDVPDFPSKRLQTPKPLWQGQPLPDQTLLIHAEQGLGDTLQFLRYIDLAAKRALRVQLLIQESLTSLAVLPANVELVHEGARTPHFDVVCPLLSLPHLLGPALPGTDALNIPQAIPYLKLDHRRSANWESNFQKPEMHGKLRVGLVWAGNPTHKNDANRSMDFSALSALWDLDGVHFFSFQVGARSADLDTLTPAQRAKVTDMAPLLKDFGDTAAALVHVDLLVCVDTSICHVAGALGLPVWLLIPWMPDWRWLLHREDSPWYPSVRILRQPAYRDWASVLQSLTKDLNALAQPQSAAGQQRQQAAHALVEQGRVLLERNEPALARPAFWQALRECPTHARAASALAIAAFRAGDTHAALMMGSRACRQSPHDPENWSNCGAYFKAVGDLPGTLACFERGIAVRPDYAGLIYNRGLARLLAGDLPGGFADYERRFDVPDFPSKRLQTPKPLWQGQPLPDQTLLIHAEQGLGDTLQFLRYIDLAAKRALRVQLLIQESLTSLAVLPANVELVHEGARTPHFDVVCPLLSLPHLLGPALPGTDALNIPQAIPYLKLDHRRSANWESNFQKPEMHGKLRVGLVWAGNPTHKNDANRSMDFSALSALWDLDGVHFFSFQVGARSADLDTLTPAQRAKVTDMAPLLKDFGDTAAALVHVDLLVCVDTSICHVAGALGLPVWLLIPWMPDWRWLLHREDSPWYPSVRILRQPAYRDWASVLQSLTKDLNALAQPQSAAGQQRQQAAHALVEQGRVLLERNEPALARPAFWQALRECPTHARAASALAIAAFRAGDTHAALMMGSRACRQSPHDPENWSNTGAFFKAAGDLERALRYQTTAVHVAPQSPQAQANLGNTLGALHRWPEALEATRKAVALVPGSSEYLYNLGIALKENGLFEDALQTFRRAQQLAGGHIRAALHEALLELLTGDLAAGWRHYESRWSQPDAKEVRLFPQPLWTGQDLSGKTILVHAEQGFGDTFQFLRYLPLLATKGAKVLLVVQSDVQSIAARVEGLAHLIPNGSELPPFDLQCPLLSLPAAFGTEVHTIPANVPYLSALPERSTFWRTRLGPARAYRVALVWAGRPTHGNDANRSLALKHLEALLRLEGVDVISVQKGDALAQIDTLSEGCKLLNLSPEIQSFEDTAAILGEVDELVTVDTSVAHLAGGLGRVVRVLLPLIPDWRWLLSRADSPWYPTARLYRQSARGAWTEPVAALVADVAKAAKARRPRTP
- a CDS encoding FkbM family methyltransferase; the protein is MNYVKRPSPFVILSTSQGTLITNKNDYRMIDATRGYGVGWQLFNQGCFDPDEVGAAIKLLNIRHKHFGDGVVGLDCGANLGVHTVEWAKALYGRGSVIAIEAQERIYYALAGNIAINNCFNAKAIHGAIGAEEGVLDIPVPDYLQPASFGSLELRQTAKSEFIGQAINAERNQRVRMLTIDSLDLKRLDFIKIDVEGMELEALAGGRNTIMKHKPVMLIESIKTDKVALLKFLEQHGYQTFPMGINVLAVHSTDPTREQISIQN